Proteins encoded by one window of Camelus bactrianus isolate YW-2024 breed Bactrian camel chromosome 9, ASM4877302v1, whole genome shotgun sequence:
- the LOC105074513 gene encoding olfactory receptor 10A7-like produces MPAAWAPPGAPAAPPAANRSSAGDFALLGFAHLPALRPLLAALSLPAFLLALLGNALIALLTARDPALRAPMYFFLRQLALLELCFSLDVVPRLLVTLLRPGLGVSPAGCALQLLLVLSCVTSECFLLTAMAWDRYVAICRPLRYGAITSPRLCHLLAAACWLAGVPVSLVFTAWLFRFPFCGPRGIRHFFCDIAPLLSLVCADTRLFEANVLAATVLVIMVPFCLIATSYVGILATVLRMPSARGRHKALSTCASHLVVVVLFYGTTGVIHLRPKASYSPESKQVVSLSYTLVTPMLNPLIYSLRNKEVKAALGRVCCPHWGSAPHE; encoded by the coding sequence ATGCCGGCGGCCTGGGCTCCCCCGGGcgcccccgcggccccgcccgcGGCCAACCGGAGCTCGGCCGGCGACTTCGCGCTGCTGGGCTTCGCGCACCTGCCCGCGCTGCGCCCGCTGCTCGCCGCGCTCTCGCTGCCCGCGTTCCTGCTCGCGCTGCTGGGCAACGCGCTCATCGCGCTGCTGACCGCGCGGGACCCGGCCCTGCGCGcgcccatgtacttcttcctgcGCCAGCTGGCCCTGCTGGAGCTCTGCTTCTCGCTGGACGTTGTGCCCCGGCTGCTGGTGACCCTGCTGCGGCCCGGGCTGGGCGTGTCCCCCGCCGGCTGCGCCCTGCAGCTGCTCCTGGTGCTGTCGTGCGTCACGTCCGAGTGCTTCCTCCTGACCGCCATGGCCTGggaccgctacgtggccatctgcagGCCCCTGCGCTACGGCGCCATCACGAGCCCCCGCCTCTGCCACCTGCTGGCCGCCGCGTGCTGGCTGGCCGGAGTCCCCGTGTCGCTGGTCTTCACCGCCTGGCTCTTCCGCTTCCCTTTCTGCGGGCCACGTGGCATCCGCCACTTCTTCTGTGACATCGCTCCTCTGCTGAGCCTGGTGTGTGCGGACACCAGGCTCTTCGAAGCCAACGTGTTGGCGGCCACAGTGCTGGTcatcatggttcccttctgtctgATAGCCACGTCCTACGTCGGGATCTTGGCCACTGTGCTACGGATGCCGTCCGCCAGGGGGCGCCACAAGGCCCTGTCCACGTGTGCCTCCCACCTCGTTGTGGTGGTTCTGTTTTACGGCACAACAGGGGTCATCCACCTGCGACCCAAGGCCAGCTACTCGCCGGAGAGCAAGCAGGTGGTGTCCCTGTCCTACACCCTGGTGACCCCCATGCTCAACCCCCTCATCTACAGCCTTCGGAACAAGGAGGTGAAGGCAGCCCTGGGGCGGGTATGCTGCCCTCACTGGGGCTCTGCACCCCATGAATGA
- the LOC105074400 gene encoding olfactory receptor 6Z7-like encodes MERSLAVGNMTRVQEFVLLGLSTRPEVRDVLFAVFLTLYLLTLLENSLIVLLVCRHSELHKPMYFFLGNLSCLEMCYVSVTTPSLLAGLRTGPCRVPFTACMTQLFFFISLICTECTLLASMAYDRYVAICRPLHYPLLMRPQVCLGLAVTSWLGGLLVSVAKTTCIASLSYCGPNVLNQFFCDVSPLLNLSCAHVALTELVDFISAIIIFCGTLLVALASYSAIGVSVLHMPSAAARRKAFSTCASHLVVVGIFYSAALFIYCRPSRIKSMDLNKVLSVIYTVATPVCNPVIYCLRNREVHAALWKTLHWS; translated from the coding sequence ATGGAGAGGTCCCTGGCCGTGGGCAACATGACCAGGGTCCAGGAGTTTGTCTTGCTGGGCTTGTCCACGAGGCCAGAAGTAAGGGACGTCCTGTTTGCCGTCTTCCTGACCCTCTACCTGCTGACCCTCCTGGAGAACTCGCTCATCGTCCTCCTCGTCTGCAGGCACAGCGAACTCCACAagcccatgtacttcttcctgggCAACCTGAGCTGCCTGGAGATGTGCTACGTGTCGGTGACCACGCCCAGCCTGCTCGCGGGGCTGCGGACTGGACCCTGCCGTGTGCCCTTCACAGCCTGCATGACCCAGCTCTTCTTCTTCATCTCCCTCATCTGCACGGAGTGCACCCTCCTGGCGtccatggcctatgaccgctacgtggccatctgccGCCCACTCCACTACCCGCTGCTCATGAGGCCCCAGGTCTGCCTGGGCTTGGCCGTGACTTCATGGCTTGGTGGGCTGCTGGTCTCGGTGGCCAAGACAACATGCATCGCCAGCCTGTCCTACTGTGGCCCCAACGTCCTAAACCAATTTTTCTGTGATGTCTCCCCTCTGCTCAACCTGTCCTGCGCCCACGTGGCCCTGACGGAGCTGGTGGACTTCATCTCTGCCATCATCATCTTCTGCGGGACCCTGCTGGTGGCCTTGGCCTCCTACTCAGCCATTGGGGTGAGCGTGCTCCACATGCCCTCAGCTGCCGCCCGGCGCAAGGCCTTCTCCACCTGCGCCTCCCACCTGGTTGTGGTGGGCATCTTCTACTCGGCAGCCCTCTTCATCTACTGCCGCCCCAGCCGCATCAAATCTATGGACCTCAACAAGGTGCTGTCCGTCATCTACACAGTGGCCACGCCCGTGTGCAATCCTGTCATCTACTGCCTGCGGAACAGGGAGGTCCACGCGGCGCTGTGGAAAACCCTCCACTGGTCCTGA
- the LOC105074399 gene encoding olfactory receptor 6Z7-like, translated as MERSLAVGNVTRVQEFVLLGLSTRPEVRDVLFAVFLTLYLLTLLENSLIVLLVCRHSELHKPMYFFLGNLSCLEMCYVSVTTPSLLAGLRTGPCRVPFTACMTQLFFFISLICTECTLLASMAYDRYVAICRPLHYPLLMRPQVCLGLAVTSWLGGLLVSVAKTTCIASLSYCGPNVLNQFFCDVSPLLNLSCTHVALTELVDFISAIIIFCGTLLVALASYSAIGVSVLHMPSAAAQRKAFSTCASHLVVVGVFYSAALFIYCRPSRIRSMDLNKVLSVIYTVATPVCNPVIYCLRNREVHVALRRTLHWS; from the coding sequence ATGGAGAGGTCCCTGGCCGTGGGCAACGTGACCAGGGTCCAGGAGTTTGTCTTGCTGGGCTTGTCCACAAGGCCAGAAGTAAGGGACGTCCTGTTTGCCGTCTTCCTGACCCTCTACCTGCTGACCCTCCTGGAGAACTCGCTCATCGTCCTCCTCGTCTGCAGGCACAGCGAGCTCCACAagcccatgtacttcttcctgggCAACCTGAGCTGCCTGGAGATGTGCTACGTGTCGGTGACCACGCCCAGCCTGCTCGCGGGGCTGCGGACTGGACCCTGCCGTGTGCCCTTCACAGCCTGCATGACCCAGCTCTTCTTCTTCATCTCCCTCATCTGCACGGAGTGCACCCTCCTGGCGtccatggcctatgaccgctacgtggccatctgccGCCCACTCCACTACCCGCTGCTCATGAGGCCCCAGGTCTGCCTGGGCTTGGCCGTGACTTCATGGCTTGGTGGGCTGCTGGTCTCGGTGGCCAAGACAACATGCATCGCCAGCCTGTCCTATTGTGGCCCCAACGTCCTCAACCAATTTTTCTGTGATGTCTCCCCTCTGCTCAACCTGTCCTGCACCCACGTGGCCCTGACGGAGCTGGTGGACTTCATCTCTGCCATCATCATCTTCTGCGGGACCCTGCTGGTGGCCTTGGCCTCCTACTCAGCCATTGGGGTGAGCGTGCTCCACATGCCCTCAGCTGCCGCCCAGCGCAAGGCCTTCTCCACCTGCGCCTCCCACCTGGTTGTGGTGGGCGTCTTCTACTCGGCAGCCCTCTTCATCTACTGCCGCCCCAGCCGCATCAGATCCATGGACCTCAACAAGGTGCTGTCCGTCATCTACACAGTGGCCACGCCCGTGTGCAATCCTGTCATCTACTGCCTGCGGAACAGGGAGGTCCACGTGGCGCTGCGGAGAACCCTCCACTGGTCCTGA